A genomic window from Arthrobacter globiformis includes:
- a CDS encoding formimidoylglutamate deiminase, with amino-acid sequence MTGFWCESAVVGSDGVPGEADGGPAVLESVRLDVRDGRIAALTPGAEAQPGDHILKGVVFPAAANAHSHAFHRILRGRTHDGRGDFWVWREQMYRSAAELTPQTYEKLASAVFAEMVVAGFSSVAEFHYVHNQQGGAPYAEPHAMELALARAAMTAGIRLTLLDTLYLAGGIGSPLSPEQARFGDANVQSWLERLASLRKEIAQSFPAEMVGVGAALHSVRGVPDKDLAVVAAHLPEDMPLHIHLSEQPAENEACQTAYGVTPTGLLERHGLLSGRLSAVHSTHLTPGDIAMLGNAGATVVMCPSTEADLADGIGPARTLSDAGAAIALGTDQHAVIDPWVEMRMLEHGERLGSGQRGRFSPQELLHAATNGAVRSMATPIAASALAVGAVCDLMAVDPDSTRTAGSKPLQFAFSATASDVTDVVIAGRLVASKGVHLRLGTPGTLLTDALKEFS; translated from the coding sequence GTGACCGGGTTCTGGTGCGAGTCGGCCGTTGTGGGCAGCGACGGTGTCCCCGGCGAAGCCGACGGCGGTCCCGCCGTACTCGAATCGGTGCGGCTGGATGTACGGGACGGCCGCATTGCAGCGCTGACACCGGGTGCGGAAGCGCAGCCCGGCGACCACATATTGAAGGGGGTCGTCTTTCCGGCTGCCGCCAACGCCCACTCCCACGCTTTCCACAGGATCCTGCGCGGGCGGACGCATGACGGACGCGGCGATTTTTGGGTGTGGCGGGAGCAGATGTACCGGAGCGCCGCCGAGCTGACGCCGCAGACCTACGAAAAGCTCGCCAGTGCCGTGTTCGCGGAAATGGTGGTTGCCGGCTTCAGCAGCGTGGCCGAGTTCCACTATGTCCACAACCAGCAGGGCGGGGCTCCCTACGCGGAACCCCATGCCATGGAACTGGCCCTGGCGAGGGCGGCCATGACGGCGGGGATCCGCCTGACACTACTGGACACGCTCTATCTGGCGGGAGGGATTGGTTCGCCGCTGAGCCCGGAACAGGCGCGGTTCGGCGACGCCAACGTCCAGTCCTGGCTGGAGAGGCTCGCTTCGCTTCGGAAGGAAATCGCGCAAAGCTTTCCCGCGGAGATGGTCGGGGTGGGGGCCGCGTTGCATTCCGTGCGCGGCGTCCCCGACAAGGACCTGGCGGTTGTGGCCGCGCACCTGCCCGAGGATATGCCCCTTCACATCCACCTCAGCGAACAGCCAGCCGAGAACGAAGCATGCCAGACGGCCTATGGCGTCACGCCTACGGGCCTGTTGGAGCGGCACGGCCTACTTTCAGGGCGGCTCTCGGCCGTCCATTCCACCCACCTGACGCCTGGCGATATCGCCATGCTCGGCAACGCCGGCGCCACGGTAGTAATGTGTCCCAGCACCGAAGCAGACCTCGCCGACGGGATCGGCCCGGCCCGCACTTTGTCCGACGCCGGCGCCGCCATAGCACTGGGTACAGACCAGCACGCGGTTATCGACCCGTGGGTGGAAATGCGCATGCTGGAGCACGGTGAGCGGCTCGGTTCCGGTCAGCGCGGCAGGTTCTCCCCGCAGGAACTGCTGCATGCCGCTACCAACGGGGCCGTCCGATCCATGGCAACGCCCATCGCTGCCTCTGCCCTGGCGGTCGGCGCGGTCTGCGACCTGATGGCCGTGGATCCCGATTCGACCCGAACCGCTGGATCCAAGCCTCTGCAGTTCGCGTTCAGCGCCACGGCCAGCGACGTCACCGACGTCGTCATTGCGGGCCGATTGGTCGCTTCAAAGGGCGTCCACTTGCGACTTGGCACACCGGGCACGCTTCTCACGGACGCGCTGAAGGAGTTCTCCTAG
- a CDS encoding IclR family transcriptional regulator produces MARQSDSDHVKVGQVVAADSSTRTVERALALLSAVCTDGSLTLSDAARVVDLSASTALRLLRTLEGSGFVSRDPAGNFRPGASVIQLGALALGQESLVSLCTPHMKRLVAKTGESCYLSIPGPGDTGIYIAIVEGTRSVRHASWVGRSIPLEGSAAGQVLTGGQPDRGFAIVRSGVEDDITAVAAPIVIGGRTVAALSIVVPSYRLDEAKAVTIGEELVKVAGNILTEPCGDHERPQESMEEK; encoded by the coding sequence ATGGCAAGACAAAGTGATTCCGACCACGTGAAAGTGGGTCAAGTAGTGGCCGCAGATTCTTCAACACGGACGGTTGAGAGGGCGTTGGCGCTGCTCAGTGCAGTGTGTACTGACGGATCCCTCACCCTGAGCGACGCAGCCCGCGTCGTCGACCTGTCAGCAAGCACGGCCCTTCGCCTCCTGCGCACTCTGGAGGGCAGCGGTTTCGTTTCACGGGATCCGGCTGGAAACTTCCGTCCCGGTGCAAGTGTCATCCAGCTTGGCGCCCTGGCGTTGGGCCAAGAGTCACTGGTTTCGCTTTGCACGCCGCATATGAAGCGGCTGGTGGCCAAGACGGGGGAGTCCTGCTATCTCAGCATTCCCGGTCCTGGGGACACCGGAATCTACATAGCAATTGTCGAAGGCACCCGCTCGGTCCGGCATGCCAGCTGGGTGGGCAGGAGCATTCCGCTGGAAGGGTCGGCCGCCGGGCAGGTCCTGACAGGCGGCCAGCCGGACCGCGGCTTCGCGATAGTGCGAAGCGGCGTTGAAGACGACATCACAGCCGTCGCCGCACCGATCGTGATTGGTGGCCGCACCGTGGCCGCCCTGAGCATCGTGGTACCCAGCTACCGGCTGGACGAGGCGAAGGCCGTGACCATTGGCGAGGAGCTCGTGAAGGTGGCCGGCAACATCCTCACCGAGCCCTGCGGAGACCATGAACGGCCCCAGGAAAGCATGGAAGAGAAATGA
- a CDS encoding allantoate amidohydrolase, producing METVNQLLDSIKDVGRDAVRGGYSRAVYSTAELDLRAWFVEQALQRGLAVETDRNGIIWAWWGKPQDGALVTGSHLDSVPGGGAFDGPLGIASALAAVDILLARGKVPNRSLAVTVFPEEEGSRFGVACLGSRLLTGAIDVDKARNLRDGDGNTFADVARLNGLDPLHVGPDPQALARIGDFVELHVEQGKGLGTGGPAIAVGSSILGHGRWKLSIGGQGNHAGTTLMADRADPMVAAAQIIVAVRDAAAAQPDARATVGRLLPVPGGTNVIASRVDMWLDARHPDDAVTARLIESIYGAAQQIAAGEGCSVSLTEESYSDTVHFDPGLTRRISGILPGAPLLATGAGHDAGVLAAYVPSAMLFVRNPSGISHSPEEYVADEDANTGVEALADVLEGLL from the coding sequence TTGGAAACCGTCAATCAGCTCCTTGACTCGATCAAGGACGTGGGCCGCGACGCGGTGCGCGGAGGCTATTCCCGAGCCGTCTACTCGACGGCGGAACTCGATCTAAGGGCGTGGTTCGTCGAACAGGCGCTCCAGCGCGGGCTCGCCGTCGAGACCGACCGCAACGGCATCATCTGGGCCTGGTGGGGCAAACCCCAGGACGGCGCCCTGGTCACGGGAAGCCATCTCGATTCAGTACCCGGCGGCGGCGCCTTCGACGGCCCGCTCGGCATCGCTTCGGCACTCGCCGCCGTCGACATCCTTCTGGCCCGCGGAAAGGTGCCGAACCGGTCTCTGGCCGTCACAGTGTTCCCGGAAGAGGAAGGCTCCCGCTTCGGGGTCGCCTGCCTCGGATCGCGCCTTCTCACCGGAGCCATTGACGTCGATAAGGCCCGGAACCTGCGTGACGGCGACGGCAACACCTTCGCGGACGTCGCACGGTTGAACGGCCTGGATCCCCTGCACGTCGGTCCGGATCCCCAGGCCCTGGCCCGGATCGGCGACTTTGTCGAACTGCACGTGGAGCAGGGCAAGGGCCTGGGGACGGGCGGCCCGGCCATCGCCGTCGGAAGTTCCATCCTGGGTCACGGCCGCTGGAAGCTGAGCATCGGCGGCCAGGGAAACCACGCCGGGACCACGCTGATGGCGGATCGTGCTGATCCGATGGTCGCAGCAGCACAGATCATCGTCGCCGTACGTGACGCCGCCGCAGCTCAGCCGGATGCGCGTGCCACAGTTGGTCGTCTGCTGCCGGTGCCCGGCGGAACCAACGTCATTGCCTCGCGCGTGGACATGTGGCTCGACGCCCGACACCCCGACGACGCCGTGACCGCCCGGCTGATCGAATCGATCTACGGCGCCGCCCAGCAGATAGCAGCCGGGGAAGGATGCTCCGTTTCCCTCACCGAGGAGTCCTACAGCGACACTGTCCATTTCGATCCCGGCCTGACCCGGCGGATCAGCGGGATCCTGCCCGGCGCTCCGCTGCTGGCGACCGGTGCCGGCCACGACGCCGGCGTGCTCGCCGCCTATGTGCCGTCTGCGATGCTCTTCGTCCGCAATCCCAGCGGCATCTCGCATTCCCCCGAAGAGTATGTCGCCGACGAGGACGCCAACACCGGCGTCGAGGCCCTGGCGGATGTCCTGGAGGGCCTCCTGTGA